From a region of the Sinorhizobium sp. B11 genome:
- the prfA gene encoding peptide chain release factor 1 has translation MAKLPIEKMRELERRFGEIEARMSAGPSADVYVKLASEYSELQPVVTKIRAYQKAASELADLELLLEDKSVDRDMRELAELELPDVKERIETLENEIQILLLPKDAADEKSAILEIRAGTGGNEAALFAGDLFRMYERYASTHGWKVEVLSSSEGEAGGFKEIIATITGKGVFAKLKFESGVHRVQRVPETEAGGRIHTSAATVAVLPEAEEIDIEIRPEDIRIDTMRSSGAGGQHVNTTDSAVRITHLPTGIVVTSSEKSQHQNRAKAMQVLRSRLYDAERQRADSERSADRKSQVGSGDRSERIRTYNFPQGRVTDHRINLTLYKLDRMMIGEIDEVVDALLADYQASQLAQLGEQQ, from the coding sequence GTGGCGAAGCTTCCCATTGAAAAGATGCGCGAGCTTGAGCGCCGGTTCGGCGAGATCGAAGCGCGCATGTCGGCCGGCCCTTCGGCCGATGTTTATGTAAAGCTCGCGTCCGAATATTCAGAGCTGCAGCCGGTCGTCACAAAGATCCGTGCCTATCAGAAAGCAGCCAGCGAACTTGCCGATCTGGAGCTGCTGCTCGAGGACAAGTCCGTCGATCGCGACATGCGCGAGCTCGCCGAACTCGAGCTGCCTGACGTGAAAGAGCGGATCGAGACGCTGGAGAACGAAATCCAGATCCTGCTGCTGCCGAAGGATGCGGCCGATGAAAAGAGCGCGATCCTGGAAATCCGCGCCGGCACCGGCGGCAACGAGGCTGCGCTTTTTGCCGGTGACCTTTTCCGCATGTACGAGCGCTACGCGTCGACACATGGCTGGAAGGTGGAAGTGCTGTCGTCAAGCGAGGGCGAAGCCGGCGGCTTTAAGGAAATCATCGCTACAATCACCGGCAAAGGTGTCTTTGCCAAGCTGAAGTTCGAATCCGGCGTGCACCGTGTGCAGCGTGTGCCGGAGACGGAAGCCGGTGGGCGCATCCACACATCGGCGGCGACGGTTGCGGTCCTGCCCGAGGCCGAGGAGATCGATATCGAAATCCGGCCGGAGGATATCCGCATCGATACGATGCGCTCGTCGGGTGCGGGCGGCCAGCACGTCAACACGACGGACTCGGCGGTGCGTATCACGCACTTGCCGACAGGTATCGTTGTGACCAGCTCGGAAAAATCGCAGCACCAGAACCGCGCCAAGGCCATGCAGGTGCTTCGGTCGCGTCTTTACGATGCCGAGCGGCAGAGGGCCGATAGCGAACGGTCTGCCGACCGCAAAAGCCAGGTCGGGTCCGGGGACCGTTCCGAGCGCATCCGCACCTACAATTTCCCGCAGGGCCGTGTGACTGACCATCGAATCAACCTGACGCTTTATAAACTCGACCGGATGATGATCGGCGAGATC
- the ptsP gene encoding phosphoenolpyruvate--protein phosphotransferase, with amino-acid sequence MRDLSGGPRVLLKRLRELMAEPLEPQERLDRIVRQIASNMVAEVCSVYVLRADGVLELYATEGLKKEAVHLSQLKMGQGLVGTIAASAQPLNLSDAQSHPAFRYLPETGEEIYHSFLGVPILRTGRSLGVLVVQNKASRNYRDEELEALETTAMVLAEMIATGELKKITKPGLELDLTRSVTVDGDTYNDGIGLGYVVLHEPRIVVTNLLNEDAEKEIRRLAEAMGSLRISIDDMLSRRDVSMEGEHREVLETYRMFAHDQGWVRKLEEAIRNGLTAEAAVEKVQSDTKARMMRLTDPYLRERMHDFEDLANRLLRVLTGYTGRTTAEGFPTDAIILARAMGAAELLDYPRANVRGLVLEEGAVTSHVVIVARAMGIPVIGQAAGVVALAENGDAVIIDGDEGHVHIRPMPEHQRSYEEKVRFRARRQEQFRALRSVEPVTRDGQRIQLLMNAGLLVDLPQLAESGAEGIGLFRTELQFMIASTMPKAEEQEMFYRNVLKQAAGRVVTFRTLDIGGDKVVPYFRGHEEENPALGWRAIRLSLDRPGLLRTQLRAMLKAAAGAELKLMVPMVTEVSELRQVRELLQKEVQHLSRFGHGLPRKLQFGAMLEVPALLWQLDELMDAVDFVSVGSNDLFQFAMAVDRGNARVSERFDPLERPFLRILRDIVRGADRNKTPVTLCGELAGKPLSAMALLGVGFRSISMSPASIGPVKAMLLGLDAEALTKAVNEALDDRNATVPMREVLARFAESHNIPL; translated from the coding sequence GGTGTGCTCCGTCTACGTGCTGCGGGCCGACGGCGTTCTCGAGCTCTATGCGACCGAGGGTCTCAAAAAAGAAGCCGTCCACCTTTCGCAACTGAAGATGGGGCAGGGTCTCGTCGGCACGATCGCCGCATCGGCCCAGCCGCTCAATCTTTCCGACGCACAGTCGCATCCGGCCTTCCGCTACCTGCCGGAAACGGGTGAAGAGATCTACCATTCCTTCCTCGGTGTGCCGATCCTGCGGACCGGCCGCTCGCTCGGCGTTCTCGTCGTGCAGAACAAGGCGAGCCGCAATTATCGCGACGAGGAACTGGAGGCCCTCGAAACAACGGCGATGGTTCTCGCCGAGATGATCGCGACCGGCGAACTCAAGAAGATCACCAAGCCGGGTCTCGAACTCGATCTCACCCGTTCGGTCACAGTCGACGGCGATACCTATAATGACGGCATCGGTCTCGGTTACGTCGTGCTGCACGAGCCGCGCATCGTTGTTACCAATCTCCTCAATGAAGATGCGGAGAAGGAAATCCGGCGGCTGGCGGAAGCCATGGGCTCGCTCAGGATCTCGATCGACGACATGCTGTCGCGCCGCGATGTCTCCATGGAAGGTGAGCACCGCGAGGTGCTCGAAACCTATCGCATGTTCGCCCATGACCAGGGCTGGGTGCGCAAGCTGGAAGAAGCGATCCGCAACGGCCTGACGGCGGAAGCGGCGGTCGAGAAGGTCCAGAGCGACACCAAGGCGCGCATGATGCGCCTGACCGATCCGTATCTTCGCGAGCGGATGCACGATTTCGAAGATCTGGCGAACCGGCTGCTGCGCGTATTGACCGGTTATACAGGTCGCACGACGGCGGAAGGCTTTCCGACCGACGCGATCATCCTGGCGCGTGCCATGGGGGCGGCGGAGCTTCTCGACTACCCGCGGGCCAATGTGCGCGGTCTGGTGCTGGAAGAAGGCGCGGTGACCAGCCATGTGGTGATCGTTGCACGCGCCATGGGCATTCCGGTCATCGGCCAGGCGGCGGGTGTCGTCGCTCTCGCCGAAAATGGTGATGCCGTCATTATCGATGGTGACGAAGGGCATGTGCATATCCGACCGATGCCGGAGCATCAGCGCTCTTATGAAGAAAAGGTTCGCTTCCGCGCCCGCCGGCAGGAACAGTTCCGAGCATTGCGTTCCGTCGAGCCGGTCACCCGGGATGGTCAGCGCATTCAGCTTCTGATGAATGCCGGCCTGCTGGTCGACCTGCCGCAGTTGGCGGAATCGGGTGCGGAAGGCATCGGTCTCTTCCGGACAGAACTGCAATTCATGATCGCGTCAACCATGCCGAAAGCGGAAGAGCAGGAGATGTTCTACCGCAATGTGCTGAAGCAGGCGGCGGGCCGTGTCGTGACTTTCCGTACGCTCGATATCGGTGGCGATAAGGTCGTTCCTTACTTCCGCGGCCACGAGGAAGAGAATCCAGCGCTCGGCTGGCGGGCAATCCGCCTGTCGCTTGACCGTCCGGGGCTGTTGCGCACCCAGCTGCGCGCCATGCTGAAGGCTGCGGCAGGCGCCGAGCTGAAGCTGATGGTGCCGATGGTGACCGAGGTTTCTGAGCTTAGGCAGGTGCGCGAACTTCTGCAGAAGGAAGTGCAGCATCTTTCGCGTTTCGGCCATGGCCTGCCGCGCAAGCTGCAGTTCGGCGCGATGCTGGAAGTGCCGGCGCTGCTCTGGCAGCTCGACGAGCTGATGGATGCGGTCGATTTCGTCTCGGTCGGTTCCAACGATCTCTTCCAGTTCGCCATGGCGGTCGATCGCGGCAACGCGCGGGTGTCGGAGCGCTTCGATCCACTGGAACGGCCGTTCCTGCGGATTCTGCGCGATATCGTGCGCGGTGCCGATCGCAACAAGACACCGGTGACCCTCTGCGGTGAGCTGGCAGGAAAGCCGCTTTCGGCTATGGCGTTGCTGGGCGTCGGTTTCCGCTCCATCTCCATGTCGCCGGCTTCGATCGGGCCGGTCAAGGCGATGCTGCTGGGCCTCGATGCCGAGGCTCTTACTAAGGCCGTTAATGAGGCGCTCGACGACCGAAATGCGACCGTGCCGATGCGCGAAGTGCTTGCCCGCTTCGCCGAGAGCCACAATATTCCCCTTTAG